One Symphalangus syndactylus isolate Jambi chromosome 9, NHGRI_mSymSyn1-v2.1_pri, whole genome shotgun sequence DNA segment encodes these proteins:
- the CCDC201 gene encoding coiled-coil domain-containing protein 201, with the protein MEPGVQDPGLSSSEDDSPSLAIRSPTLRKPLKHSTPEEAALGWSPRPSGGASYLSGSPMPAHFSQDLASHPAGVSPPATVRKRRLSTIWASKESSLDLSAPGEELPTSASLAQQQQQQQQQQQESLRAKSWPQNPGLPGILNTTRRKRRDPKRRAAAMERVRQWEIYVLQNIEEATQHELTIDD; encoded by the exons GATCCAGGATTGAGCTCCTCTGAGGATGACAGCCCCTCTCTAGCGATCAGAAGCCCCACCTTGAGAAAGCCCCTGAAACACAGCACCCCTGAGGAGGCAGCCCTGGGCTGGAGCCCAAGGCCATCGGGAGGTGCCTCCTACCTCAGTGGGTCCCCAATGCCTGCACACTTCTCTCAGGACCTTGCATCCCACCCAGCAGGGGTCAGCCCTCCAGCCACTGTCAGGAAAAGGAGGCTTTCTACTATCTGGGCCTCCAAGGAGTCCAGCTTGGATCTCTCAGCTCCTGGGGAAGagctgcccacatcagcctcgttagcccagcagcagcagcagcagcagcagcagcagcaagagtCCCTCCGGGCAAAGAGCTGGCCACAAAACCCTGGATTGCCTGGGATCCTGAACACAACTCGGAGGAAGAGACGAGACCCGAAGAGGCGGGCAGCTGCG ATGGAGCGAGTGCGACAGTGGGAGATCTACGTGCTTCAGAACATCGAGGAAGCCACCCAGCACGAGCTCACCATCGATGACTGA